A genomic region of bacterium contains the following coding sequences:
- the gatB gene encoding Asp-tRNA(Asn)/Glu-tRNA(Gln) amidotransferase subunit GatB — protein sequence MTYEPVIGLEIHAELATETKLFCGCSTKFGSLPNSQVCPVCMGLPGVLPVVNAKAIEHMIRTALVLNCKINSTTIFDRKNYYYPDLPKNYQISQQYLPFAKDGFLEIKLGDKIKRIGMDNIHLEEDAGKNIHLENGQASLVDLNRTGIPLIEIVTKPDMRSPEEVEVFMNTLRDILLYIGVSDCKMEEGSLRFEANISVREKGEDILPPRVEIKNLNSFKIVLAAIKYEIERQKETLGKGEKVSQETRLWDEKGQKTHLMRSKEEAHDYRYFPEPDLPPLFISDEEIKKIKKGLPELPNARKERFAVEYGLTEYDSNILISSKETADFFEECLKEFNQAAKGDGSLLGEPSPFAWSKEIANWIIGPVTRYLNEHNITITKSKFTSEHLISLLALVKEGKINLNTAKNILTEIFEKGKHPQEIVKENGLAQVTDEEELSAVVDKVIQENQQVIDDFKKGKTNAFGFLVGQVMKSTKGKANPKIVNELLNERLKTED from the coding sequence ATGACATACGAACCGGTAATCGGACTTGAAATACACGCGGAACTTGCAACAGAAACGAAACTATTTTGCGGATGCTCAACAAAATTTGGTTCTTTGCCAAACTCGCAAGTTTGCCCCGTGTGTATGGGGCTTCCCGGTGTTCTTCCTGTAGTAAATGCCAAAGCGATTGAACATATGATTAGGACTGCTTTAGTGCTCAATTGTAAAATTAATTCTACGACGATATTCGACAGAAAAAATTATTACTATCCCGACCTCCCCAAAAACTATCAGATTTCGCAACAATATCTGCCTTTTGCCAAAGACGGATTTCTTGAAATTAAACTTGGCGATAAAATTAAACGAATTGGCATGGATAATATTCATCTTGAAGAGGATGCAGGTAAGAACATACATCTTGAAAACGGGCAGGCATCTTTAGTGGACTTAAACCGCACGGGGATCCCTTTAATAGAAATCGTAACAAAACCTGACATGAGAAGTCCCGAAGAAGTAGAAGTATTTATGAATACTTTAAGAGACATATTACTTTATATCGGGGTTTCTGACTGTAAGATGGAAGAAGGCTCCCTACGATTTGAAGCAAACATATCAGTAAGAGAAAAAGGCGAAGATATTTTGCCGCCAAGAGTTGAAATAAAAAATCTGAATTCTTTCAAAATTGTTCTTGCGGCTATCAAATACGAAATAGAAAGACAAAAAGAAACACTTGGAAAAGGGGAAAAGGTTTCTCAGGAAACCAGATTATGGGATGAGAAAGGGCAAAAAACACACCTGATGCGCAGTAAAGAAGAAGCGCACGATTATCGATATTTCCCCGAACCGGATCTTCCCCCGCTTTTTATTTCGGATGAAGAAATAAAAAAAATAAAAAAGGGACTACCTGAACTTCCCAATGCGCGCAAAGAAAGATTCGCAGTTGAATATGGCTTGACAGAATACGATTCAAATATACTCATATCAAGCAAAGAAACGGCAGACTTTTTTGAAGAATGCTTAAAAGAATTCAATCAGGCAGCAAAAGGGGACGGTTCTCTTTTGGGAGAACCGTCCCCTTTTGCTTGGTCAAAGGAAATTGCCAACTGGATTATAGGACCTGTTACCAGATATTTGAACGAGCATAACATTACTATTACTAAAAGCAAATTCACTTCCGAACATCTTATTTCACTACTTGCACTCGTTAAAGAAGGGAAAATCAATCTGAATACTGCAAAAAATATACTTACGGAGATTTTCGAGAAAGGCAAACATCCGCAGGAGATAGTTAAAGAGAACGGCCTTGCTCAAGTAACGGACGAAGAAGAGCTTTCTGCAGTCGTCGATAAAGTCATACAAGAAAACCAACAAGTAATAGACGACTTCAAAAAAGGGAAAACAAATGCATTCGGTTTTCTGGTTGGGCAGGTAATGAAATCAACCAAAGGCAAAGCAAATCCGAAAATAGTCAATGAATTATTGAACGAGAGACTAAAGACCGAAGACTGA